The following DNA comes from Huiozyma naganishii CBS 8797 chromosome 8, complete genome.
CAGGCTTCCCGGGCCATCGAAGTCGGCAACCCTCGCTACCTCGCCGGATTCGGTCTTCGATAGACTGTACAAGACCAGTACCATGTCTCGTTCCAACTCTATGAACAACGTCAACGGGAACACAAAGACGAAAATTCACTTCAGCCGAAGTAAAACGAGCTCGTCATTAGCAAAAAACGGGGAGCAGTCCAATGTGCCGACGAAAGTCAGACCTGTATGGCGATGAAAAGATAAAACGAAGGATGGGTGGAATGAATAATGTATTAAAATATAAAAGACGCTAGATGTACGATGATGTAATAGATACCCACGGGGAAATTGGGCACGGAGAACGACCTAGTTACTTTTGATAGTAACTATCTGCATTGATGGAAGTGTTATTGTTGCCATTATGGAAATTCTTCTGTTCGTTGACGACTCTGTtcagttcctcctcgttcTTGAAATCCTGTCTCCAGTTACAGATGTTACACCGTAGCTGTTTCCCCCAGTATAGCGGTATTATTGGTATGTAccagaaagtgaagaacTCCTTCCGTTTTATGGGTGCCACGCTGAAATTATGGCATTTGGGACAATACAGACCTTGGTGAGCAGGGTTGCTGTCATAGTTGGaatcaaagttttgagCGCCGCATATTAGCGGAATGAAGAGAAACATGCTGTTGTTGGGTTGTGTGGTCTCGGTGACTTTCTAAATTCTTTAAACGCTAATTTGTCCGGTGACAGTATCTTTTTATAGCGTTTGCCCTTTCCCTTCAGCCAACATCCCTTGACGTCAGATTACGAagcaataaaaaaatatatgtatattttttgaatcaaGAGAAAGGTAGAGACTGCCACCCGGGCAAAAAATCACATCACGTGACGTATTCGAAAAAAGTCGGTGAATACCACCAAGCCGTGCGTTCGGGGAAATTCGGTCAGTGACAGGTTTTAAAATGGAGATGCTCAAGCTTCTTACCTCTTTTCGATACTCTGTACGACAACCTCTCTGAGGTTCCTCTCCTTTATTGTTTGGTTTCGGGTTTCTACACGCTGCGAGCCGGTGTCGGGGGGTAAGAAATTAAGCCCGGGAATATCGTCACAATTCAAAGGGAGTCAGACAATGATCGGTATACAAATTGTTCTACACGCCTGTTAAGTACGTAAGGAAAACGTCACTTGTCCCAGAAtgtaaaaaaacaaaacggAAAGGGCAAAATGTCCGAAGTATGAAATAATCCTGGTGGTATTAATACTATTTCTTACATTCAGCCACCCGATAGAAAGAGGGGAACGTGGAGTGATTATTGTTCGTCTCATCCCCACTGAATGTCTTGCTCCCGCTCAATGGCTTTTTAAACAGAAGCAAGACAGTGTAGTTGTAGCGTTCTTGCTGTGCTCAAAGTGCTGGTGACTTCAAACACCAAGGGAGAACAATAATCAGGGTGTACACATGCACTCTAGCCCCAGTGCTTCTTTTCCTGTGGGGTCGACGCGAGCCTCTTTCCAGGAACTCGAATACACTGAAGGCTGGGTTCCATGGGAATGCGTCGCGCCCGCTGAGTCCCCACTGCGATTTGTGTCGGCGGCTCGTTGTGCGGCCTCGCTGCAGGAAAGTTCTGGGCCTTTGAAAACGTAGTACAATACATATAAAAAGGAACAATAGTGTACTATTTGGGAAGAGAAGACAGATAAGGAAACAATAGACGtcaaagagaaaaacaaaCTTCTCGAGAAAGTTTAATTTCAAGAGCGTCGACGTCGCAAAGAAGTACCTCGTGTTGTTGTGACGAGTTAGGAAGCACAGAGCGGGGCGGAGTACTCACCCCGGGACGATCTTTGTCCCGATGCATTTCCATCCGTTTAAATTTTCACACGTTCCCATGTGTTATTCAGGAACCATTTTCTAGTTCCAATGGGGGAACAGGCGGCAGAGAGGGGAATACGTAAAAGCAAGCCACAACGTGGGCGGGATACTTCCAGCATGAAGTATTATCAGGAAAAGAATACGAGTGCATATGCACGAACGGAGTAAATACCGAACTCTGTCAAGGACATTTGGAAGATTGCAGGGCGAATAAACACCTTCCATATGCATGTCACACCACCTCTACCAAAATAACTGAATGGTTCCTGCAAACCACGAGGCACGATAATGTAGAGTAATCGCTAAGACAAGATAGTAAAGAAGGCATTAACTgcgaaaaaaatattaaaaaaaaaaaagccTCGCATGGTCCATAAGGTACGGATGCACAATTGCATCTACCAACCGAATCCCTCTATAAGGTTAACAATACACTGGCGGTGCAAGTTATACGGTACACATTAAAAAGAGAAATGTGGTTGGAGAGCCGCTCTTGAAACTTACTGTGCATAAACCCATGGGGTTATTTTTTGTTACTTTCCCTTTTACTCTTGTACCTGTACTTGTTTGATACAATTCCACTGGGGAGAGTAAATATGAAACAAAAGTTAAGTGTCTTGAGTAACAACTTGTTGAGGCGGGCGCCCAATCATTCCCCGCTTTCAGATTTTTCTCCTCTCATCTCCTCTCAACTCCTCCTCTCGTCATCTCTATCTATCTTAGCCATGAGGTAGGTGAGGAGAAGATACTCCGAATCTCACAGAGTCCactctcctcctcttctcccCGCTTTGACCCCTCTACATCTACCATTCAGTTATTCCGTTGGGAAAAGTCAGATACCCACGCGgtcaaagaaaaaaaaagaaaagaaaagcaaGGAAAGGACAAACTCAAACAAACGCCTAAGGCAAGGTAAAACTAGTACAGTAGGTGGATTTTTGTGTCTCTTCGGACTCATCCAcagaaagaacaagagcaCAATTTGCTCTCGCTTTCTGACTCCTCTCGGGCCAGTGGGGTCAGTGGGGGGGTGGGCGTTCGTTCCGCACCGTGTGCCGAACCGTGCCGTGCAGACAATAGCGGGAAACTTTCACAGCTCCGCCAACAACGtcatttcttgttttgtttttttttctaagTTGGGCAAGGGTTGAGGGGTCCCGGACTGCCCAGCAACATTCACACACCACACCGCGTGTGGTGTCTCATCACGCGCTTTATTCGTGTGGGTGTGTCCCGATCAGGAAGTTGCGGCCTCGCCTTCCGGACACCGCAATCCGTGCCTGCCACTTTTTCTAAGGCACCGGCCCACGGCCTTTTCTGCGCGGCTCGCTTCTCCACATCCCAAAGGGGGAAGCGGTAGTCCAGAAAGGGAAACAAAAGGGTGGcgtatttcttttctctgCTCAGAAAAAAGTTCCTCGTCCTCTCTACGTCCGCTCGCTCCCCACCGGAATCCTTTATCTTGTCGAGCCGCGGTGtcaacacacacacacccCGTCCCACGCTTCTTTCTGTGGAATTCAACACCCGCCGGaacccccccccccctccgGACTATCTCTCGATTCTGTTTTTTCTATTCTTGTCCGTCGGTGTTGATACACCGTGCTTAGCGTCCTGCGAACgttacagaaaaagaaaagaagaaaaaaaaacacacacagacGGGAAATGGGTGggtcttttttttgacacTTATTTTCTACGTTCATCCCGTGAACTCCTTTAGAAAACACCGGGAGGGGGTAAAAAATACACAGTAGTAGCAAGAACGCAAGAATAGAGGCAACCCATTTCCCGCCCACTCCTCTTCCCGAAGAAATGACCCACATTCACAGTGTCTCTACAGGCGTTTGTGTCTCAATTCAccctctctcttttttatcTTCTTTGGCCGCTTGATACCAAGTGGTTACTTACCGGTAACGTTACCTATTTGGGTCGTACGCTCAATTCGAAGTTATACTCCATTGTTATGgtcattattattattttttctctctctctctctttttctgCTCTGTATAAGcgtttgttttttttcccgGTGTTTTTTCCCATTCCCAGAAGATTAGCATTCTTAAGATATATAAGGACTTTAAAACGAGCCTTGAGTATGGGAATATATACGCTCCCCCTCTTTCGCTGGCATTCCTTGTCTTGGGAGTATTCTATCTTTTTTCCTAATCGGTTTATGAGTTTGTTTTCGTAGTCTTCTGTAGAtaacacaaacacacacatttatataataataaatatAGCACCAATTCCCTAACCATTATTGCAGTAACAGActcaatttcaatttcaattccaattgcttttttttttattctcGTGAACTACTAAGATAACAAGACCACATAACATAATGCTGTTACAGAATTTTGCGGATTTCAATTACTACGATAACGAAATTACAGATTTTGAGAACGATTTTGCAAATGCATTGATCGTCCCAGGTAAGTCGACAAGAAATCTGTACGATATTGATTCTCCTGCTCAACA
Coding sequences within:
- the KNAG0H00940 gene encoding uncharacterized protein (similar to Saccharomyces cerevisiae YBL029C-A; ancestral locus Anc_3.315), with the protein product MFLFIPLICGAQNFDSNYDSNPAHQGLYCPKCHNFSVAPIKRKEFFTFWYIPIIPLYWGKQLRCNICNWRQDFKNEEELNRVVNEQKNFHNGNNNTSINADSYYQK